A single genomic interval of Candidatus Methanoperedens sp. harbors:
- a CDS encoding 30S ribosomal protein S15 encodes MARMHTRRKGQAGSKKPVRTEPPKWSNTNKEEIENTVQQLATQGRSSSEIGMVLRDRYGVPDVTLVTGKKIGAIMKEKNVGPKVPEDIYNLIVKVLELKKHLDRNHKDVHNKRSLNNMVSKIRRLEKYYRREGVLPADWKYSLERAEMLISR; translated from the coding sequence TTGGCAAGAATGCACACACGCAGGAAAGGTCAGGCAGGTTCCAAAAAACCTGTCAGGACAGAGCCGCCCAAGTGGTCAAACACAAATAAAGAAGAGATCGAGAACACGGTACAGCAGCTCGCAACGCAGGGCAGGAGTTCAAGCGAGATCGGCATGGTTCTAAGAGACCGCTACGGAGTACCCGATGTTACACTCGTCACGGGTAAGAAGATAGGCGCTATCATGAAGGAAAAGAATGTTGGTCCCAAAGTCCCTGAGGACATTTATAACCTGATAGTAAAAGTCCTTGAACTTAAAAAACATCTTGACAGGAACCATAAGGATGTTCATAACAAGCGTTCTCTCAATAATATGGTGTCAAAGATAAGGCGGCTTGAAAAATATTATCGCCGTGAAGGCGTGCTTCCAGCGGACTGGAAATATTCTCTCGAGAGAGCCGAGATGTTAATTTCGCGATGA